A window from Plodia interpunctella isolate USDA-ARS_2022_Savannah chromosome 2, ilPloInte3.2, whole genome shotgun sequence encodes these proteins:
- the LOC128681600 gene encoding bromodomain-containing protein 7-like isoform X6: MEDLDKLSCTEEVLDMSDIDNSANDEHKECEEKPKSQKKKRRRREIDMIKLSDDDETDDEGVAKKLMRHLSPGPGPHSPASHREPRTCVLKASQKRRPLSRLLEQLLRNLEKRDPNQFFAWPVNDNFAPNYSNIIRRPMDFSTMKQKIDDNEYKSLNCFISDFKLMCNNAMKYNKPGTVYHKAARRLLHAGLKQLTPHKLRPLGDLLTYMYEIPIRELGFDIGKMDVPLRTYARKHKVLKRSSPIKSGGSEAEVVSDGGGGGERGEEGDTVKIQMEAAREMHRRRLAKKAFPRMDSEGKTTLCLVTNTVEGSGEDKPLTIGRLVGKLTQGTGTLHTQREDRRNIAKGVKPLNYGPFSSYAPSYDSTFSTLTKDESHLIYHTLAAETGQGNEEMLRFAPDSPWTLFYDMEALFPDKKQQQPETTPKEEPDTSKHVKVDIEQLRTLSELGIDVEFLADIEEELSAAQRDYGIGAALRRAHELLLKLEKEQTDRLSAPPPWHLSLLARAGAGAAERELALAGAARCAAPRHGRHPRPPRHSDGGG, from the exons ATGGAGGATTTAGATAAACTGAGTTGTA CAGAAGAAGTATTAGATATGAGCGATATAGACAATTCTGCTAACGATGAGCATAAGGAATGTGAGGAAAAGCCAAAATCGCAGAAAAAGAAACGAAGACGAAGAGAAATCGATATG ataaagtTGTCAGATGATGATGAGACTGATGATGAGGGAGTGGCCAAAAAGTTGATGCGGCATCTCAGCCCGGGCCCCGGGCCTCACTCCCCGGCATCCCACAGGGAACCCCGCACTTGTGTGCTTAAG GCAAGTCAGAAACGGAGGCCTCTATCTCGTCTCCTAGAGCAGTTGCTTCGTAACCTAGAGAAGCGGGACCCCAACCAGTTCTTTGCGTGGCCTGTCAATGACAACTTTGCTCCAAATTACTCCAATATCATCAGGAGGCCTATGGACTTCTCCACGATGAAACAGAAGATTGATGATAATGAGTATAAGTCActcaattgttttatt AGCGACTTCAAGTTGATGTGTAACAACGCGATGAAGTACAACAAGCCGGGCACGGTGTACCACAAGGCGGCGCGGCGACTGCTGCACGCCGGCCTCAAGCAGCTGACGCCGCACAAGCTGCGTCCGCTCGGGGACCTGCTCACGTACATGTACGAGATCCCCATCCGCGAGCTCGGCTTCGACATCGGCAAGATGGACGTG CCTCTTAGGACGTACGCGCGAAAG CATAAAGTCCTGAAGCGGAGCAGTCCAATCAAGAGCGGCGGGTCCGAAGCGGAGGTGGTGTCGgacgggggcgggggcggggagCGCGGGGAGGAGGGGGACACCGTCAAGATACAGATGGAGGCTGCCAGGGAGATGCATCGCCGGCGGCTGGCTAAGAAAG CTTTCCCACGCATGGACTCCGAAGGAAAAACGACCCTGTGCCTCGTCACTAACACAGTCGAAGGGTCTGGCGAGGACAAGCCGCTCACGATTGGCAGATTGGTCGGGAAACTTACACAGGGAACCGGGACGTTGcata CGCAAAGGGAAGACCGTCGTAACATAGCAAAGGGCGTAAAACCATTGAATTATGGGCCGTTCAGTTCGTACGCTCCGTCGTATGACAGCACTTTCTCTACGCTTACTAAAGACGAGTCTCATCTTATATACCACACTCTGG CGGCAGAGACAGGTCAAGGCAACGAAGAAATGCTACGTTTCGCCCCCGACTCCCCCTGGACACTGTTCTACGACATGGAGGCCCTGTTCCCTGATAAGAAACAACAACAGCCAGAGACTACGCCCAAGGAGGAGCCG GACACGTCAAAGCACGTGAAGGTGGACATAGAGCAGCTGCGCACGCTGTCGGAGCTGGGCATAGACGTGGAGTTCCTGGCGGACATCGAGGAGGAGCTGAGCGCGGCGCAGCGCGACTACGGCATCGGCGCCGCGCTGCGCCGCGCGCACGAGCTGCTGCTCAAGCTGGAGAAGGAGCAGACTGACAG GTTATCAGCGCCGCCGCCGTGGCACCTGTCCCTGCTGGCGCGCGCGGGCGCGGGTGCGGCGGAGCGCGAGCTGGCGC TCGCTGGCGCCGCGCGCTGCGCTGCGCCGCGCCATGGGCGTCACCCTCGACCACCTCG ACACTCCGATGGCGGTGGATGA
- the LOC128681600 gene encoding bromodomain-containing protein 7-like isoform X4 produces the protein MEDLDKLSCKEVLDMSDIDNSANDEHKECEEKPKSQKKKRRRREIDMIKLSDDDETDDEGVAKKLMRHLSPGPGPHSPASHREPRTCVLKASQKRRPLSRLLEQLLRNLEKRDPNQFFAWPVNDNFAPNYSNIIRRPMDFSTMKQKIDDNEYKSLNCFISDFKLMCNNAMKYNKPGTVYHKAARRLLHAGLKQLTPHKLRPLGDLLTYMYEIPIRELGFDIGKMDVHKVLKRSSPIKSGGSEAEVVSDGGGGGERGEEGDTVKIQMEAAREMHRRRLAKKAFPRMDSEGKTTLCLVTNTVEGSGEDKPLTIGRLVGKLTQGTGTLHTQREDRRNIAKGVKPLNYGPFSSYAPSYDSTFSTLTKDESHLIYHTLAAETGQGNEEMLRFAPDSPWTLFYDMEALFPDKKQQQPETTPKEEPDTSKHVKVDIEQLRTLSELGIDVEFLADIEEELSAAQRDYGIGAALRRAHELLLKLEKEQTDRLSAPPPWHLSLLARAGAGAAERELARAASAALRAMAARVPPRSLAPRAALRRAMGVTLDHLDTPMAVDDFELDGEHRDTDQDSRSDDK, from the exons ATGGAGGATTTAGATAAACTGAGTTGTA AAGAAGTATTAGATATGAGCGATATAGACAATTCTGCTAACGATGAGCATAAGGAATGTGAGGAAAAGCCAAAATCGCAGAAAAAGAAACGAAGACGAAGAGAAATCGATATG ataaagtTGTCAGATGATGATGAGACTGATGATGAGGGAGTGGCCAAAAAGTTGATGCGGCATCTCAGCCCGGGCCCCGGGCCTCACTCCCCGGCATCCCACAGGGAACCCCGCACTTGTGTGCTTAAG GCAAGTCAGAAACGGAGGCCTCTATCTCGTCTCCTAGAGCAGTTGCTTCGTAACCTAGAGAAGCGGGACCCCAACCAGTTCTTTGCGTGGCCTGTCAATGACAACTTTGCTCCAAATTACTCCAATATCATCAGGAGGCCTATGGACTTCTCCACGATGAAACAGAAGATTGATGATAATGAGTATAAGTCActcaattgttttatt AGCGACTTCAAGTTGATGTGTAACAACGCGATGAAGTACAACAAGCCGGGCACGGTGTACCACAAGGCGGCGCGGCGACTGCTGCACGCCGGCCTCAAGCAGCTGACGCCGCACAAGCTGCGTCCGCTCGGGGACCTGCTCACGTACATGTACGAGATCCCCATCCGCGAGCTCGGCTTCGACATCGGCAAGATGGACGTG CATAAAGTCCTGAAGCGGAGCAGTCCAATCAAGAGCGGCGGGTCCGAAGCGGAGGTGGTGTCGgacgggggcgggggcggggagCGCGGGGAGGAGGGGGACACCGTCAAGATACAGATGGAGGCTGCCAGGGAGATGCATCGCCGGCGGCTGGCTAAGAAAG CTTTCCCACGCATGGACTCCGAAGGAAAAACGACCCTGTGCCTCGTCACTAACACAGTCGAAGGGTCTGGCGAGGACAAGCCGCTCACGATTGGCAGATTGGTCGGGAAACTTACACAGGGAACCGGGACGTTGcata CGCAAAGGGAAGACCGTCGTAACATAGCAAAGGGCGTAAAACCATTGAATTATGGGCCGTTCAGTTCGTACGCTCCGTCGTATGACAGCACTTTCTCTACGCTTACTAAAGACGAGTCTCATCTTATATACCACACTCTGG CGGCAGAGACAGGTCAAGGCAACGAAGAAATGCTACGTTTCGCCCCCGACTCCCCCTGGACACTGTTCTACGACATGGAGGCCCTGTTCCCTGATAAGAAACAACAACAGCCAGAGACTACGCCCAAGGAGGAGCCG GACACGTCAAAGCACGTGAAGGTGGACATAGAGCAGCTGCGCACGCTGTCGGAGCTGGGCATAGACGTGGAGTTCCTGGCGGACATCGAGGAGGAGCTGAGCGCGGCGCAGCGCGACTACGGCATCGGCGCCGCGCTGCGCCGCGCGCACGAGCTGCTGCTCAAGCTGGAGAAGGAGCAGACTGACAG GTTATCAGCGCCGCCGCCGTGGCACCTGTCCCTGCTGGCGCGCGCGGGCGCGGGTGCGGCGGAGCGCGAGCTGGCGCGCGCGGCGAGCGCGGCGCTGCGCGCGATGGCGGCGCGCGTGCCGCCGCGCTCGCTGGCGCCGCGCGCTGCGCTGCGCCGCGCCATGGGCGTCACCCTCGACCACCTCG ACACTCCGATGGCGGTGGATGACTTCGAGCTAGACGGGGAGCACCGCGACACCGACCAGGACTCCCGCTCAGACGACAAATAG
- the LOC128681600 gene encoding bromodomain-containing protein 7-like isoform X9 produces the protein MEDLDKLSCTEEVLDMSDIDNSANDEHKECEEKPKSQKKKRRRREIDMIKLSDDDETDDEGVAKKLMRHLSPGPGPHSPASHREPRTCVLKASQKRRPLSRLLEQLLRNLEKRDPNQFFAWPVNDNFAPNYSNIIRRPMDFSTMKQKIDDNEYKSLNCFISDFKLMCNNAMKYNKPGTVYHKAARRLLHAGLKQLTPHKLRPLGDLLTYMYEIPIRELGFDIGKMDVPLRTYARKHKVLKRSSPIKSGGSEAEVVSDGGGGGERGEEGDTVKIQMEAAREMHRRRLAKKAFPRMDSEGKTTLCLVTNTVEGSGEDKPLTIGRLVGKLTQGTGTLHTQREDRRNIAKGVKPLNYGPFSSYAPSYDSTFSTLTKDESHLIYHTLAAETGQGNEEMLRFAPDSPWTLFYDMEALFPDKKQQQPETTPKEEPDTSKHVKVDIEQLRTLSELGIDVEFLADIEEELSAAQRDYGIGAALRRAHELLLKLEKEQTDRHSDGGG, from the exons ATGGAGGATTTAGATAAACTGAGTTGTA CAGAAGAAGTATTAGATATGAGCGATATAGACAATTCTGCTAACGATGAGCATAAGGAATGTGAGGAAAAGCCAAAATCGCAGAAAAAGAAACGAAGACGAAGAGAAATCGATATG ataaagtTGTCAGATGATGATGAGACTGATGATGAGGGAGTGGCCAAAAAGTTGATGCGGCATCTCAGCCCGGGCCCCGGGCCTCACTCCCCGGCATCCCACAGGGAACCCCGCACTTGTGTGCTTAAG GCAAGTCAGAAACGGAGGCCTCTATCTCGTCTCCTAGAGCAGTTGCTTCGTAACCTAGAGAAGCGGGACCCCAACCAGTTCTTTGCGTGGCCTGTCAATGACAACTTTGCTCCAAATTACTCCAATATCATCAGGAGGCCTATGGACTTCTCCACGATGAAACAGAAGATTGATGATAATGAGTATAAGTCActcaattgttttatt AGCGACTTCAAGTTGATGTGTAACAACGCGATGAAGTACAACAAGCCGGGCACGGTGTACCACAAGGCGGCGCGGCGACTGCTGCACGCCGGCCTCAAGCAGCTGACGCCGCACAAGCTGCGTCCGCTCGGGGACCTGCTCACGTACATGTACGAGATCCCCATCCGCGAGCTCGGCTTCGACATCGGCAAGATGGACGTG CCTCTTAGGACGTACGCGCGAAAG CATAAAGTCCTGAAGCGGAGCAGTCCAATCAAGAGCGGCGGGTCCGAAGCGGAGGTGGTGTCGgacgggggcgggggcggggagCGCGGGGAGGAGGGGGACACCGTCAAGATACAGATGGAGGCTGCCAGGGAGATGCATCGCCGGCGGCTGGCTAAGAAAG CTTTCCCACGCATGGACTCCGAAGGAAAAACGACCCTGTGCCTCGTCACTAACACAGTCGAAGGGTCTGGCGAGGACAAGCCGCTCACGATTGGCAGATTGGTCGGGAAACTTACACAGGGAACCGGGACGTTGcata CGCAAAGGGAAGACCGTCGTAACATAGCAAAGGGCGTAAAACCATTGAATTATGGGCCGTTCAGTTCGTACGCTCCGTCGTATGACAGCACTTTCTCTACGCTTACTAAAGACGAGTCTCATCTTATATACCACACTCTGG CGGCAGAGACAGGTCAAGGCAACGAAGAAATGCTACGTTTCGCCCCCGACTCCCCCTGGACACTGTTCTACGACATGGAGGCCCTGTTCCCTGATAAGAAACAACAACAGCCAGAGACTACGCCCAAGGAGGAGCCG GACACGTCAAAGCACGTGAAGGTGGACATAGAGCAGCTGCGCACGCTGTCGGAGCTGGGCATAGACGTGGAGTTCCTGGCGGACATCGAGGAGGAGCTGAGCGCGGCGCAGCGCGACTACGGCATCGGCGCCGCGCTGCGCCGCGCGCACGAGCTGCTGCTCAAGCTGGAGAAGGAGCAGACTGACAG ACACTCCGATGGCGGTGGATGA